A stretch of the Vigna radiata var. radiata cultivar VC1973A chromosome 7, Vradiata_ver6, whole genome shotgun sequence genome encodes the following:
- the LOC106767953 gene encoding putative clathrin assembly protein At5g57200, translated as MGTFRTLRKAYGALKDSTKVGLAKVHSEYKDLDVAIVKATSHVEYPPKERHVRKIFSATSAHQPRADVAYCIHTLARRLAKTRNWIVAVKTLIVIHRILREGDPTFKEDLINYARRGRFLQISNFKDDSSPQAWDCSAWVRTYALFLEERLECFRILKYDIEAERLSRPSPVITKGHSRTRSLTKEGLLEQLPALQQLLYRLVGCQPEGLAVSSYLIQYALALVLKESFKIYCALNDGIINLVDVFFVMPKYDAIKALHVYKRASQQADNLAEFYEYCKRLDLARNFQFPILRQPPASFLATMEEYVKEAPLNASNRLEYHENGQSPKKEAEPKESEEAQATEKPDEENKEEEQVHEDEPEPKEEEVELPPLISTDSTDDLLGLNEINPKARELEESNALALAIVPAGGNNSSSLDLAYTNGTSGWELALVTTPSNHTSQAPDRKMAGGFDKLLLDSLYEDEKARRQLQLRNAGYGYGEMDTHNPFNHHNQQDPFAVSNNIAPPTNVQMAFMAQRQQQQMMFQQHQQQMMFQQHQQHNMMMGPYQYPQTQYHQQMPVMGSSNPFEDPLPVPTHAYNSMNHQGNYNLI; from the exons ATGGGAACGTTCCGGACCTTAAGAAAGGCCTACGGTGCTCTCAAAGACTCTACCAAGGTTGGCCTAGCCAAGGTCCATAGCGAATACAAG gaTTTGGATGTTGCTATTGTGAAGGCTACCAGTCATGTAGAATATCCTCCAAAGGAACGTCATGTCAGAA AGATTTTCTCTGCAACTTCGGCACACCAACCACGGGCAGATGTGGCTTACTGCATACACACACTTGCTAGAAGGCTTGCAAAGACACGGAATTGGATA GTTGCTGTAAAGACATTGATAGTCATTCATAGAATATTAAGAGAGGGTGATCCTACTTTCAAAGAAGACCTCATAAACTATGCGCGTAGGGGACGTTTTCTTCAAATATCCAATTTCAAAGATGACTCGAGTCCTCAAG CTTGGGATTGTTCTGCATGGGTTCGAACCTATGCACTATTTTTAGAAGAAAGGCTTGAGTGTTTTAGAATCCTTAAATATGACATCGAGGCTGAGCGTTTATCAAGACCATCACCCGTTATAACTAAG GGGCATAGCAGAACACGGTCGTTGACTAAAGAAGGGCTATTGGAGCAGTTGCCTGCACTGCAGCAACTTCTATACCGCCTAGTTGGTTGTCAG CCTGAAGGTTTGGCTGTCAGCAGTTACCTAATACAATATGCACTGGCCTTG GTATTGAAAGAGAGCTTCAAAATATATTGTGCCCTGAATGATGGAATCATAAATCTTGTGGATGTG TTCTTTGTTATGCCAAAGTATGATGCAATCAAGGCGTTACACGTTTATAAAAGGGCTAGCCAACAG GCTGATAATCTTGCCGAGTTCTATGAATACTGCAAGAGATTGGACCTTGCTAGGAATTTTCAATTTCCAATCTTGAGACAG CCACCTGCTTCTTTTCTTGCCACGATGGAAGAATACGTTAAAGAAGCACCCTTGAATGCATCTAATAGACTG GAGTATCACGAAAATGGTCAATCACCTAAAAAGGAAGCAGAACCTAAAGAATCTGAAGAGGCTCAAGCAACTGAAAAACCagatgaagaaaacaaagaggAGGAACAGGTGCATGAAGACGAACCAGAGCCTAAGGAAGAGGAAGTGGAACTTCCTCCTTTGATATCAACTGATTCTACTGATGATTTGCTG GGTCTAAACGAAATAAATCCAAAAGCCCGGGAACTAGAAGAAAGCAATGCTTTGGCGCTAGCAATTGTACCAGCCGGAG GAAATAACTCAAGCAGTCTTGATTTGGCTTACACAAATGGAACTTCGGGTTGGGAACTTGCACTGGTTACAACACCAAGTAACCATACAAGCCAAGCGCCAGATCGAAAAATG GCTGGTGGGTTTGACAAGCTATTACTAGACAGTTTGTATGAAGATGAAAAGGCTAGGAGACAACTTCAACTCCGAAATGCAGGCTATGGATATGGGGAAATGGATACACATAATCCGTTCAATCATCATAATCAGCAAGATCCATTTGCGGTGTCCAACAACATAGCACCTCcaaccaatgtgcaaatggcATTCATGGCTCAGCGACAGCAACAACAAATGATGTTCCagcaacatcaacaacaaatgATGTTCCAgcaacatcaacaacataatatGATGATGGGCCCTTACCAGTATCCACAGACTCAATACCATCAACAAATGCCAGTCATGGGTTCTTCTAATCCATTTGAGGACCCCTTACCCGTGCCCACCCATGCTTATAATTCCATGAATCATCAAGGCAACTACAATTTAATATAG
- the LOC106766946 gene encoding pathogenesis-related homeodomain protein isoform X3, whose translation MRYSVKKSNDKGSKKSGHLKVRTKGKKDKMKVESKSHTKNVGTDVSKKRVISSLKIKGPRKDSSDKKLTTGQKLPLKNRKSSQKPSSKLAGKKASLSSRKEGKDADGEVKLQKMKRKRTKKRQRNNLDLDDPSRLQRRARYLLIKMKLEQNLIDAYSGEGWKGQSREKIRPEKELQRARKQILKCRLGIRDAIRQLDSLGSLSCIEDLAIAPGGSCCQKHIFCAKCKMREEPPHNDVIRCYGTCKRAFHQKCVEPSLDTENVPLAGQDWFCNFCECKMEILEAMNAHLGTHFSLHSAWQDVFKEEAAIPDGETTLLNPEEEWPSDDSEDDDYDPERKEDNHNINMEGTDDSASDDLSSSTSLCYSDDEHSPVHGVSHEYLFANTSIDSDESEDKACGRRQRKAVDYKKLYDEMFGKEAPAYEQLSEDEDWGPGKRKRREKECDAVDSLMTLHESENIHPNNEHNKMTKNISSGTNIKRHCFRIPRDSVEKLRQVFAVNELPPRSIREDLSKELGLDTEKVSKWFKNARYLALKSRKSNFVVLWNLQ comes from the exons ATGCGGTACAGCGTGAAGAAGTCAAACGACAAAGGATCTAAAAAATCTGGTCATTTGAAGGTACGTACAAAAGGGAAGAAGGATAAAATGAAAGTGGaatcaaaatctcacacaaaaAATGTTGGCACTGACGTATCAAAGAAGAGAGTTATCTCTTCCCTCAAGATCAAAGGACCTCGTAAGGATTCTTCAGATAAGAAATTGACTACTGGACAGAAATTGCCTTTGAAGAACAGAAAATCTTCACAGAAGCCATCCTCAAAGTTAGCAGGCAAAAAAGCTTCTCTTAGCTCTAGAAAAGAGGGGAAAGATGCTGATGGGGAGGTAAAGCTtcaaaaaatgaagagaaagagaaCAAAGAAAAGACAAAGGAATAACTTGGATCTTGATGATCCTTCACGCCTGCAGAGGAGAGCACGGTATCTTTTAATCAAAATGAAGCTCGAGCAGAACCTTATTGATGCTTACTCTGGAGAAGGTTGGAAAGGTCAGAG TCGAGAAAAGATCAGGCCAGAAAAGGAGCTACAACGAGCAAGGAagcaaattttaaaatgtagacTTGGTATTCGTGATGCCATTCGCCAATTGGATTCCCTTGGTTCATTGAGTTGCATTGAAGATTTGGCAATTGCTCCAGGTGGATCTTGTTGTCAAAAACAT ATATTCTGTGCTAAGTGCAAAATGCGTGAAGAACCTCCACATAATGATGTTATACGATGCTATGGTACATGCAAGCGTGCTTTTCACCAAAAATGTGTGGAACCTTCTTTAGACACTGAAAATG TTCCTCTTGCAGGGCAGGActggttttgtaatttttgtgaATGTAAGATGGAAATACTGGAAGCTATGAATGCTCATCTTGGAACTCACTTCTCCTTGCACAGTGCTTGGCAG GATGTATTCAAAGAAGAGGCTGCTATCCCTGATGGTGAGACTACATTACTGAATCCTGAAGAAGAATGGCCGTCAGATGATTCTGAAGATGATGATTATGACCCAGAGAGGAAAGAAGACAACCACAATATCAACATGGAAGGAACTGATGATAGTGCGTCTGATGATTTAAGTAGTTCTACAAGTCTGTGTTATTCCGATGATGAACATTCTCCAGTACATGGTGTCAGTCACGAATATCTTTTTGCCAATACCAGCATAGATTCTGATGAGTCAGAGGACAAAGCCTGTGGGCGTAGGCAGCGAAAAGCTGTTGACTACAAGAAGCTTTATGAT GAAATGTTTGGGAAGGAAGCTCCTGCATATGAACAATTGAGTGAAGATGAAGACTGGGGTCCTGGCAAAAGAAAGCGAAGAGAAAAGGAGTGTGATGCTGTTGATTCTCTTATGACGTTGCATGAAAGTGAGAATATACACCCCAATAATGAGCACAACAAAATGACAAAAAACATTTCTTCAGGCACAAATATCAAAAGGCATTGTTTTAGGATTCCACGTGATTCAGTTGAG AAGCTTCGCCAAGTTTTTGCTGTGAATGAACTTCCTCCAAGATCTATTAGAGAGGATCTTTCAAAAGAGCTAGGACTTGACACTGAGAAG GTCAGCAAATGGTTCAAAAATGCACGTTACTTGGCGCTTAAAAGTAGAAAG TCAAATTTTGTAGTCCTTTGGAATTTGCAATGA
- the LOC106766946 gene encoding pathogenesis-related homeodomain protein isoform X1 — MRYSVKKSNDKGSKKSGHLKVRTKGKKDKMKVESKSHTKNVGTDVSKKRVISSLKIKGPRKDSSDKKLTTGQKLPLKNRKSSQKPSSKLAGKKASLSSRKEGKDADGEVKLQKMKRKRTKKRQRNNLDLDDPSRLQRRARYLLIKMKLEQNLIDAYSGEGWKGQSREKIRPEKELQRARKQILKCRLGIRDAIRQLDSLGSLSCIEDLAIAPGGSCCQKHIFCAKCKMREEPPHNDVIRCYGTCKRAFHQKCVEPSLDTENVPLAGQDWFCNFCECKMEILEAMNAHLGTHFSLHSAWQDVFKEEAAIPDGETTLLNPEEEWPSDDSEDDDYDPERKEDNHNINMEGTDDSASDDLSSSTSLCYSDDEHSPVHGVSHEYLFANTSIDSDESEDKACGRRQRKAVDYKKLYDEMFGKEAPAYEQLSEDEDWGPGKRKRREKECDAVDSLMTLHESENIHPNNEHNKMTKNISSGTNIKRHCFRIPRDSVEKLRQVFAVNELPPRSIREDLSKELGLDTEKVSKWFKNARYLALKSRKHQAEGAANQHMGITSTLQNQEKTDLLKPKTLKITTSHSQKDVKNVSGRKKIKFSSKKRQPEIPPPPGENGNKDCMEMSDDVSLKKLLKKKKKRLLKFTFGGDSETAELELERLCKLKQKVISMKEKLTRIQRLDVKGSDEGHSNEQPSIVYVPTAVLREKTE, encoded by the exons ATGCGGTACAGCGTGAAGAAGTCAAACGACAAAGGATCTAAAAAATCTGGTCATTTGAAGGTACGTACAAAAGGGAAGAAGGATAAAATGAAAGTGGaatcaaaatctcacacaaaaAATGTTGGCACTGACGTATCAAAGAAGAGAGTTATCTCTTCCCTCAAGATCAAAGGACCTCGTAAGGATTCTTCAGATAAGAAATTGACTACTGGACAGAAATTGCCTTTGAAGAACAGAAAATCTTCACAGAAGCCATCCTCAAAGTTAGCAGGCAAAAAAGCTTCTCTTAGCTCTAGAAAAGAGGGGAAAGATGCTGATGGGGAGGTAAAGCTtcaaaaaatgaagagaaagagaaCAAAGAAAAGACAAAGGAATAACTTGGATCTTGATGATCCTTCACGCCTGCAGAGGAGAGCACGGTATCTTTTAATCAAAATGAAGCTCGAGCAGAACCTTATTGATGCTTACTCTGGAGAAGGTTGGAAAGGTCAGAG TCGAGAAAAGATCAGGCCAGAAAAGGAGCTACAACGAGCAAGGAagcaaattttaaaatgtagacTTGGTATTCGTGATGCCATTCGCCAATTGGATTCCCTTGGTTCATTGAGTTGCATTGAAGATTTGGCAATTGCTCCAGGTGGATCTTGTTGTCAAAAACAT ATATTCTGTGCTAAGTGCAAAATGCGTGAAGAACCTCCACATAATGATGTTATACGATGCTATGGTACATGCAAGCGTGCTTTTCACCAAAAATGTGTGGAACCTTCTTTAGACACTGAAAATG TTCCTCTTGCAGGGCAGGActggttttgtaatttttgtgaATGTAAGATGGAAATACTGGAAGCTATGAATGCTCATCTTGGAACTCACTTCTCCTTGCACAGTGCTTGGCAG GATGTATTCAAAGAAGAGGCTGCTATCCCTGATGGTGAGACTACATTACTGAATCCTGAAGAAGAATGGCCGTCAGATGATTCTGAAGATGATGATTATGACCCAGAGAGGAAAGAAGACAACCACAATATCAACATGGAAGGAACTGATGATAGTGCGTCTGATGATTTAAGTAGTTCTACAAGTCTGTGTTATTCCGATGATGAACATTCTCCAGTACATGGTGTCAGTCACGAATATCTTTTTGCCAATACCAGCATAGATTCTGATGAGTCAGAGGACAAAGCCTGTGGGCGTAGGCAGCGAAAAGCTGTTGACTACAAGAAGCTTTATGAT GAAATGTTTGGGAAGGAAGCTCCTGCATATGAACAATTGAGTGAAGATGAAGACTGGGGTCCTGGCAAAAGAAAGCGAAGAGAAAAGGAGTGTGATGCTGTTGATTCTCTTATGACGTTGCATGAAAGTGAGAATATACACCCCAATAATGAGCACAACAAAATGACAAAAAACATTTCTTCAGGCACAAATATCAAAAGGCATTGTTTTAGGATTCCACGTGATTCAGTTGAG AAGCTTCGCCAAGTTTTTGCTGTGAATGAACTTCCTCCAAGATCTATTAGAGAGGATCTTTCAAAAGAGCTAGGACTTGACACTGAGAAG GTCAGCAAATGGTTCAAAAATGCACGTTACTTGGCGCTTAAAAGTAGAAAG CATCAAGCAGAAGGAGCAGCAAATCAACATATGGGAATCACTTCCACATTACAAAATCAGGAGAAAACTGATCTTTTGAAACCAAAGACCTTGAAAATTACTACAAGTCATTCCCAGAAGGATGTTAAAAATGTcagtggaagaaagaaaattaagtttTCTAGCAAGAAAAGACAACCAGAAATTCCTCCACCTCCTGGAGAAAATGGCAACAAG GACTGTATGGAGATGAGTGATGATGTGAGCTTGAAGAAactattgaagaaaaaaaagaagaggctGTTAAAGTTTACATTTGGAGGAGATTCTGAGACGGCAGAGTTGGAATTGGAAAGATTGTGCAAATTGAAGCAAAAAGTAATTAGTATGAAGGAAAAATTAACAAGAATTCAAAGGTTGGATGTAAAGGGTTCAGATGAAGGCCATTCTAATGAACAACCATCCATTGTATATGTACCCACAGCTGTATTAAGGGAAAAAACTGAATGA
- the LOC106769149 gene encoding uncharacterized protein LOC106769149, whose protein sequence is MPPAVMDPPLPESSSVLSFSSDIVFQGTEPDNRRFGNLRGLQWRINLGVLPSSSIDDLRRATANSRRRYACLRGRLLVDPHAVKDESSLPNLVMDNPLSQNPDSTWSRFFRNAEIERMIDQDLSRLYPEHGNYFQTPGCLGILRRILLLWCHRHPECGYRQGMHELLAPVLYVLQYDVECLLEVRKLYEDHFTDRFDDLLCQENDLSYNFDFRKSSDSKEDGIDSNGNAMKIKSLDELDPKIQNIVLLSDAYGAEGELGIVLSEKFIEHDAYCMFDALMNGARGSISMIDFFSYSPLPGSHTGLPPVIEASAALYHLLSHVDSSLHAHLVDLGVEPQYFALRWLRVLFGREFSLSNLLIIWDEIFLSDNSKVEKHVEDNADSGFRIFNSSRGAFISAMAVAMMLHLRSSLLAAENPTTCLQRLLNFPENTDIEKLIEKAKSLQALALSTEISSSMPSFVEYHNQVKPVIARSHTLSSESISPKTPVNLVPESYWEKKWRVVHEAEELKQDGVEKQVPSRKKGWTEKVKFSLRRTESDPSSPRSRSGKKESKSPVRRSLLEDLSKELGFEEDTEKLNSHDNLPATVEEEQREDGSACNSCCSPADRCQSQNTSSVENSPAMYCSASPPDEANDLKNDCEKSSVGSNLSLDGISDASLSSPFDSPLPISDHPQNVSNTTGKNNNISAGNSTTHSKERKLNKFQWLWKLGRNNGEFTLEKGSDASEAIKPANSCDDQSNTVPSSTANTHCSPLGYKGESTEQNMTDTMRNIGQSMLEHIQVIEKAFQQWGEGVSLDNMSENVVLGEERVTPMSALKELRKISNILSEI, encoded by the exons ATGCCGCCGGCTGTGATGGATCCACCATTGCCGGAATCATCGTCGGTGCTGTCTTTTTCCTCCGACATCGTTTTTCAGGGAACGGAGCCTGATAACCGGCGATTCGGGAATCTTAGAGGTCTACAGTGGCGTATAAATCTTGGGGTATTGCCATCTTCTTCCATTGACGATCTTCGTCGTGCCACTGCTAATTCTAGAAGGAG GTATGCCTGTTTGAGAGGGCGCCTTTTGGTTGATCCTCATGCTGTAAAGGATGAAAGTAGTTTGCCTAATCTTGTCATGGATAACCCGCTTTCACAAAATCCAG ACAGTACATGGAGTCGCTTTTTTCGCAATGCAGAAATAGAGAGGATGATTGATCAGGATTTGTCACGTTTATACCCAGAACATGGCAACTATTTCCAGACGCCAGGATGCCTAGGCATATTGAGACGAATTTTATTACTATGGTGTCACAGACACCCAGAGTGTGGTTACAGACAAG GAATGCATGAATTACTTGCTCCGGTGCTTTATGTACTCCAATATGATGTGGAGTGTCTTTTAGAAGTTCGAAAGCTTTATGAAGATCACTTCACAGACAGATTTGATGACCTCCTTTGTCAAGAAAATGATCTTTCTTATAACTTTGATTTTAGAAAATCTTCTGACTCGAAGGAGGATGGAATTGACTCCAATGGAAATGCAATGAAAATCAAGAGTCTCGATGAGCTTGACCCCAAGATACAGAACATTGTGTTGCTAAGTGACGCTTATGGGGCAGAAGGTGAACTAGGCATTGTTTTATCTGAGAAATTCATCGAACATGATGCTTATTGTATGTTTGATGCTTTGATGAATGGGGCTCGTGGTTCAATTTCAATGATCGATTTCTTCTCCTATTCCCCTTTGCCTGGGTCCCATACTGGCTTGCCTCCTGTAATTGAAGCTTCTGCTGCATTGTATCATTTGTTGTCTCATGTGGATTCATCTCTGCATGCCCATCTTGTTGATCTCGGGGTTGAACCCCAGTACTTTGCTCTCCGCTGGTTGCGAGTTTTATTTGGCCGAGAATTTTCACTCAGCAACCTTCTAATAATCTgggatgaaatatttttatcagATAATAGTAAAGTGGAAAAACATGTCGAGGACAATGCAGACTCTGGTTTTAGGATCTTCAATTCGTCTCGTGGAGCATTTATCTCTGCTATGGCAGTAGCAATGATGCTTCATTTAAGATCTTCACTTCTTGCTGCAGAAAATCCTACAACCTGTCTTCAGAGATTATTAAACTTCCCTGAGAACACGGATATTGAAAAACTAATAGAGAAGGCTAAATCCTTGCAGGCTCTTGCATTAAGTACTGAGATTTCATCGTCGATGCCCTCATTTGTCGAGTATCATAACCAGGTCAAACCAGTTATTGCAAGATCTCACACCCTTTCATCTGAATCAATCTCTCCGAAAACTCCTGTGAATTTGGTACCTGAGAGCTACTGGGAAAAAAAGTGGAGAGTTGTCCACGAGGCTGAAGAACTCAAACAAGATGGGGTGGAAAAACAGGTTCCATCTCGGAAGAAGGGATGGACAGAAAAGGTGAAGTTCAGTTTGAGAAGAACAGAATCTGACCCCTCTTCACCAAGGTCTAGGAGTGGTAAAAAGGAATCCAAGTCACCAGTTAGGCGCAGTTTGTTAGAAGATCTATCTAAGGAACTTGGCTTTGAGGAAGATACTGAAAAACTCAACAGTCATGATAATCTGCCTGCAACAGTTGAAGAGGAGCAACGGGAAGACGGTTCGGCATGCAACAGCTGTTGTTCTCCTGCAGATAGATGTCAAAGTCAAAACACAAGTAGTGTGGAAAACTCACCTGCTATGTATTGCTCAGCTAGCCCTCCTGACGAGGCCAATGATCTCAAAAATGACTGTGAGAAGAGTAGTGTTGGATCTAATTTATCCCTTGATGGAATTAGTGATGCATCACTTAGTAGTCCCTTTGATTCACCTCTTCCAATCTCTGATCATCCTCAGAACGTATCAAACACAACAgggaaaaataataacatttctGCTGGAAATTCAACCACGCATTCCAAGGAGAGAAAATTGAACAAATTTCAGTGGCTATGGAAGCTTGGACGGAATAATGGCGAGTTTACTTTAGAGAAAGGAAGCGATGCTTCTGAGGCAATAAAACCTGCCAACAGTTGTGATGACCAAAGCAATACAGTACCCTCTTCTACAGCCAATACGCATTGTAGTCCTCTTGGTTACAAAGGGGAATCTACAGAACAGAATATGACGGACACTATGAGGAACATTGGGCAGTCAATGCTTGAGCATATCCAG GTGATAGAGAAAGCTTTCCAACAGTGGGGAGAGGGAGTATCATTGGATAACATGTCTGAAAACGTTGTGTTGGGTGAAGAGCGGGTTACTCCCATGTCAGCTCTGAAGGAGCTACGCAAAATCAGCAATATTTTGTCTGAGATATGA
- the LOC106767638 gene encoding uncharacterized protein LOC106767638, with protein sequence MMARFISKSKTLLRHSQSPKVLIVCHRHRSSEAMKSKWVEIEGVKLLEDHAHRVMVMKATPDWLPFLPGSSFWVPPPPSPFSHKFSIPTQPFLLQAVATPRGTELTVQLKVMAPTENVALSEDEEG encoded by the exons ATGATGGCCAGGTTCATCTCCAAGTCCAAGACGCTGCTTCGTCATTCCCAATCCCCCAAGGTCCTGATTGTGTGCCACCGCCACCGATCTTCGGAAGCCATGAAATCGAAGTGGGTGGAGATTGAAGGGGTCAAGTTGCTGGAGGACCATGCCCACCGTGTTATGGTCATGAAGGCCACACCCGATTGGCTTCCCTTCCTCCCCGGTTCCTCCTTCTGGGTCCCTCCTCCTCCCTCCCCTTTTTCCCACAAATTCTCCATTCCCACTCAACCCTTCTTACTTCaag CTGTTGCCACCCCACGAGGGACGGAACTTACTGTGCAACTTAAAGTTATGGCGCCCACTGAAAACGTGGCCCTCTCTGAAGATGAGGAAGGATGA
- the LOC106766946 gene encoding pathogenesis-related homeodomain protein isoform X2, giving the protein MRYSVKKSNDKGSKKSGHLKVRTKGKKDKMKVESKSHTKNVGTDVSKKRVISSLKIKGPRKDSSDKKLTTGQKLPLKNRKSSQKPSSKLAGKKASLSSRKEGKDADGEVKLQKMKRKRTKKRQRNNLDLDDPSRLQRRARYLLIKMKLEQNLIDAYSGEGWKGQSREKIRPEKELQRARKQILKCRLGIRDAIRQLDSLGSLSCIEDLAIAPGGSCCQKHIFCAKCKMREEPPHNDVIRCYGTCKRAFHQKCVEPSLDTENGQDWFCNFCECKMEILEAMNAHLGTHFSLHSAWQDVFKEEAAIPDGETTLLNPEEEWPSDDSEDDDYDPERKEDNHNINMEGTDDSASDDLSSSTSLCYSDDEHSPVHGVSHEYLFANTSIDSDESEDKACGRRQRKAVDYKKLYDEMFGKEAPAYEQLSEDEDWGPGKRKRREKECDAVDSLMTLHESENIHPNNEHNKMTKNISSGTNIKRHCFRIPRDSVEKLRQVFAVNELPPRSIREDLSKELGLDTEKVSKWFKNARYLALKSRKHQAEGAANQHMGITSTLQNQEKTDLLKPKTLKITTSHSQKDVKNVSGRKKIKFSSKKRQPEIPPPPGENGNKDCMEMSDDVSLKKLLKKKKKRLLKFTFGGDSETAELELERLCKLKQKVISMKEKLTRIQRLDVKGSDEGHSNEQPSIVYVPTAVLREKTE; this is encoded by the exons ATGCGGTACAGCGTGAAGAAGTCAAACGACAAAGGATCTAAAAAATCTGGTCATTTGAAGGTACGTACAAAAGGGAAGAAGGATAAAATGAAAGTGGaatcaaaatctcacacaaaaAATGTTGGCACTGACGTATCAAAGAAGAGAGTTATCTCTTCCCTCAAGATCAAAGGACCTCGTAAGGATTCTTCAGATAAGAAATTGACTACTGGACAGAAATTGCCTTTGAAGAACAGAAAATCTTCACAGAAGCCATCCTCAAAGTTAGCAGGCAAAAAAGCTTCTCTTAGCTCTAGAAAAGAGGGGAAAGATGCTGATGGGGAGGTAAAGCTtcaaaaaatgaagagaaagagaaCAAAGAAAAGACAAAGGAATAACTTGGATCTTGATGATCCTTCACGCCTGCAGAGGAGAGCACGGTATCTTTTAATCAAAATGAAGCTCGAGCAGAACCTTATTGATGCTTACTCTGGAGAAGGTTGGAAAGGTCAGAG TCGAGAAAAGATCAGGCCAGAAAAGGAGCTACAACGAGCAAGGAagcaaattttaaaatgtagacTTGGTATTCGTGATGCCATTCGCCAATTGGATTCCCTTGGTTCATTGAGTTGCATTGAAGATTTGGCAATTGCTCCAGGTGGATCTTGTTGTCAAAAACAT ATATTCTGTGCTAAGTGCAAAATGCGTGAAGAACCTCCACATAATGATGTTATACGATGCTATGGTACATGCAAGCGTGCTTTTCACCAAAAATGTGTGGAACCTTCTTTAGACACTGAAAATG GGCAGGActggttttgtaatttttgtgaATGTAAGATGGAAATACTGGAAGCTATGAATGCTCATCTTGGAACTCACTTCTCCTTGCACAGTGCTTGGCAG GATGTATTCAAAGAAGAGGCTGCTATCCCTGATGGTGAGACTACATTACTGAATCCTGAAGAAGAATGGCCGTCAGATGATTCTGAAGATGATGATTATGACCCAGAGAGGAAAGAAGACAACCACAATATCAACATGGAAGGAACTGATGATAGTGCGTCTGATGATTTAAGTAGTTCTACAAGTCTGTGTTATTCCGATGATGAACATTCTCCAGTACATGGTGTCAGTCACGAATATCTTTTTGCCAATACCAGCATAGATTCTGATGAGTCAGAGGACAAAGCCTGTGGGCGTAGGCAGCGAAAAGCTGTTGACTACAAGAAGCTTTATGAT GAAATGTTTGGGAAGGAAGCTCCTGCATATGAACAATTGAGTGAAGATGAAGACTGGGGTCCTGGCAAAAGAAAGCGAAGAGAAAAGGAGTGTGATGCTGTTGATTCTCTTATGACGTTGCATGAAAGTGAGAATATACACCCCAATAATGAGCACAACAAAATGACAAAAAACATTTCTTCAGGCACAAATATCAAAAGGCATTGTTTTAGGATTCCACGTGATTCAGTTGAG AAGCTTCGCCAAGTTTTTGCTGTGAATGAACTTCCTCCAAGATCTATTAGAGAGGATCTTTCAAAAGAGCTAGGACTTGACACTGAGAAG GTCAGCAAATGGTTCAAAAATGCACGTTACTTGGCGCTTAAAAGTAGAAAG CATCAAGCAGAAGGAGCAGCAAATCAACATATGGGAATCACTTCCACATTACAAAATCAGGAGAAAACTGATCTTTTGAAACCAAAGACCTTGAAAATTACTACAAGTCATTCCCAGAAGGATGTTAAAAATGTcagtggaagaaagaaaattaagtttTCTAGCAAGAAAAGACAACCAGAAATTCCTCCACCTCCTGGAGAAAATGGCAACAAG GACTGTATGGAGATGAGTGATGATGTGAGCTTGAAGAAactattgaagaaaaaaaagaagaggctGTTAAAGTTTACATTTGGAGGAGATTCTGAGACGGCAGAGTTGGAATTGGAAAGATTGTGCAAATTGAAGCAAAAAGTAATTAGTATGAAGGAAAAATTAACAAGAATTCAAAGGTTGGATGTAAAGGGTTCAGATGAAGGCCATTCTAATGAACAACCATCCATTGTATATGTACCCACAGCTGTATTAAGGGAAAAAACTGAATGA